One segment of Streptomyces roseifaciens DNA contains the following:
- a CDS encoding succinate dehydrogenase hydrophobic membrane anchor subunit has translation MSAETTPATAAAADVSLYDVDNPAPVIEAPRKRTKKTPKTTRTNFELYGWLFMRLSGIVLVVLVLGHLLIQLVLDGGVSKIGFAFVAGRWASPFWQAWDLVMLWLAMLHGANGLRTVINDYAERATTRFWLKNLLYAATVFTVLLGTLVIFTFDPNIR, from the coding sequence ATGTCTGCTGAAACCACCCCCGCCACCGCCGCCGCGGCCGACGTCTCCCTCTACGACGTCGACAACCCGGCCCCGGTCATCGAAGCGCCCCGCAAGCGCACCAAGAAGACCCCGAAGACGACCCGCACCAACTTCGAGCTGTACGGCTGGCTGTTCATGCGGCTGTCCGGCATCGTCCTGGTCGTCCTGGTCCTCGGCCACCTGCTGATCCAGCTCGTCCTCGACGGCGGCGTCAGCAAGATCGGCTTCGCCTTCGTGGCCGGCCGCTGGGCCTCGCCGTTCTGGCAGGCCTGGGACCTGGTCATGCTCTGGCTCGCGATGCTCCACGGCGCCAACGGCCTCCGCACGGTCATCAACGACTACGCGGAGCGCGCGACGACCCGTTTCTGGCTGAAGAACCTGCTGTACGCGGCCACGGTGTTCACCGTCCTGCTGGGCACGCTGGTGATCTTCACCTTCGACCCGAACATCCGCTAG
- the sdhC gene encoding succinate dehydrogenase, cytochrome b556 subunit: MPAGTLYRGREGMWSWVAHRVTGVLIFFFLFVHVLDTALVRVSPEAYDEVVATYKTPLVNVMEYGLVAAILFHALNGLRIIAVDFWSKGPRKQKQMLWWVVIIWAVLMAGAFYPVLQHTLRTLFGS, translated from the coding sequence GTGCCGGCTGGAACGCTGTACCGCGGCCGGGAAGGCATGTGGTCCTGGGTGGCTCATCGAGTCACCGGCGTCCTCATTTTCTTCTTCCTGTTCGTGCACGTCCTGGACACCGCTCTCGTCCGCGTCTCCCCCGAGGCGTACGACGAGGTCGTCGCGACGTACAAGACGCCCCTCGTGAATGTGATGGAGTACGGCCTCGTCGCCGCCATCCTCTTCCACGCGCTCAACGGCCTCCGCATCATCGCCGTGGACTTCTGGTCCAAGGGACCGCGGAAGCAGAAGCAGATGCTGTGGTGGGTCGTCATCATCTGGGCTGTGCTCATGGCAGGCGCCTTCTACCCCGTGCTCCAGCACACGCTGCGCACGCTGTTCGGGAGCTGA
- a CDS encoding 2-oxo-4-hydroxy-4-carboxy-5-ureidoimidazoline decarboxylase, with translation MAARFDSSPAHPLTRPVPPGPAAGGSEITLYDLDRHGLDRLNSATPGAAEAALLACCGSRRWARHLADLRPYPDLRTLLNTAEHAARGLAPADLAEALADETVPQHLLTGPGATEAIRGALRQAQAAYEARFGHVFVLCLDGSRPDDALDRALAALRARLASTPAQEAAVTAAELARLARGRLTRLAPDTPPMRPRTARPCGT, from the coding sequence GTGGCGGCCCGGTTTGACTCCTCACCCGCTCACCCGCTCACCCGCCCGGTGCCGCCGGGTCCAGCTGCCGGAGGTTCGGAGATCACGCTGTACGACCTCGACCGCCACGGCCTCGACCGGCTCAACTCCGCCACGCCCGGCGCGGCCGAGGCCGCCCTCCTCGCCTGCTGCGGCAGCCGCCGCTGGGCCCGCCACCTCGCCGACCTGCGCCCCTACCCCGACCTGCGCACCCTGCTGAACACCGCGGAGCACGCCGCCCGCGGCCTGGCCCCCGCCGATCTGGCCGAGGCGCTCGCCGACGAGACCGTCCCCCAGCACCTCCTCACGGGCCCCGGCGCCACCGAGGCGATCCGCGGCGCGCTGCGCCAGGCCCAGGCCGCCTACGAGGCCAGATTCGGCCATGTCTTCGTGCTCTGCCTGGACGGCAGCCGTCCGGACGACGCCCTGGACCGCGCCCTGGCCGCCCTGCGCGCCCGGCTCGCCTCCACCCCTGCCCAGGAGGCCGCCGTCACCGCCGCGGAGCTCGCCCGCCTCGCCCGCGGCCGGCTCACCCGGCTGGCGCCGGACACCCCGCCCATGCGGCCGCGTACCGCCCGGCCGTGCGGGACATAA
- a CDS encoding beta-N-acetylhexosaminidase — protein MGLRLRMTRASAVRGTVCAGVLLATMTLMGCPRETGTRPGGDDSRSPGASATTSAALTSSPARRSPAQAPVPAGIPRAIPAVRSAEGAAGPGWRPTEGARVIASGPLADEGRRLAGELRLGYAAGPARPGDAELVLRPGTGQGPLAAEAYELTARDGKVLVASAGEAGVFYGTRTLLQAVRSGGGLPEGVVRDAPDRAQRGLHLDIARKHFTAEWIEARLRELSALKLNQLALHFSDDQGFRIESDSHPEIVSPQRLTKAEVRRIVALAESLHITVIPEIDSPGHLGAVIAAHPTLQLRDAAGRTARGAVDIANPDAARIVDDLLREYAPLFPGPYFHLGADEYRALMAKNPEASYPRLAARAREKYGPRARVQDLATGWLNDRAALVRTLGKKAKAWNDGFFRGGVVTANKDIEVEYWTGKEIGARPPQEYLNEGRRLVNLNDEYLYYVLGQPNQFVYPTGQRIYEQWSPPVLRGTAPVPGQAGPDRVLGGRLAVWCDRPEAQNAQQVADGIRLPLAAVAQRLWDARRPTMPWQDFTALDARVR, from the coding sequence ATGGGACTGCGCCTCAGGATGACCAGAGCGTCGGCCGTCCGGGGGACCGTCTGCGCCGGCGTCCTCCTCGCCACCATGACCCTGATGGGCTGCCCCCGCGAAACCGGCACCCGGCCGGGCGGGGACGACTCGCGCTCCCCCGGGGCCTCCGCCACGACCTCCGCCGCCCTGACCAGCTCACCCGCCCGCCGGTCCCCCGCGCAGGCCCCCGTCCCCGCCGGCATCCCCCGGGCCATCCCCGCCGTCCGCTCGGCCGAGGGCGCCGCCGGCCCCGGCTGGCGGCCCACCGAAGGCGCCCGCGTGATCGCCTCCGGCCCGCTCGCCGACGAGGGCCGCCGCCTGGCCGGCGAGCTCAGGCTCGGCTACGCGGCCGGCCCCGCCCGCCCCGGCGACGCCGAACTCGTCCTGCGTCCCGGCACGGGACAGGGGCCGCTCGCGGCCGAGGCCTACGAGCTGACCGCCCGCGACGGCAAGGTGCTCGTCGCCTCGGCGGGCGAAGCCGGGGTGTTCTACGGCACGCGCACCCTCCTGCAGGCCGTGCGCTCCGGCGGCGGGCTCCCCGAAGGCGTCGTGCGCGACGCCCCCGACCGCGCCCAGCGCGGCCTCCACCTCGACATCGCCCGCAAGCACTTCACCGCCGAGTGGATCGAGGCCCGGCTGCGCGAGCTGTCCGCCCTCAAGCTCAACCAGCTCGCCCTGCACTTCTCCGACGACCAGGGCTTCCGCATCGAGAGCGACTCCCACCCCGAGATCGTCTCCCCGCAGCGGCTGACCAAGGCCGAGGTCCGCCGGATCGTGGCCCTCGCCGAGTCCCTGCACATCACCGTCATCCCCGAGATCGACTCGCCCGGCCACCTCGGCGCCGTCATCGCCGCCCACCCCACGCTGCAGCTGCGCGACGCCGCCGGCAGGACCGCCCGCGGCGCGGTCGACATCGCCAACCCCGACGCGGCCCGCATCGTCGACGACCTGCTGCGCGAGTACGCCCCGCTCTTCCCCGGCCCGTACTTCCACCTCGGCGCCGACGAGTACCGCGCGCTGATGGCGAAGAACCCCGAGGCCTCCTACCCGCGCCTGGCCGCCCGCGCCCGCGAGAAGTACGGGCCGCGCGCCCGCGTCCAGGACCTGGCCACCGGCTGGCTCAACGACCGGGCCGCCCTCGTGCGCACCCTCGGCAAGAAGGCCAAGGCGTGGAACGACGGCTTCTTCCGCGGCGGCGTCGTGACCGCGAACAAGGACATCGAGGTCGAGTACTGGACCGGCAAGGAGATCGGCGCCCGGCCGCCGCAGGAGTACCTGAACGAGGGGCGCAGGCTCGTCAACCTCAACGACGAGTACCTCTACTACGTCCTCGGCCAGCCCAACCAGTTCGTCTACCCCACGGGGCAGCGGATCTACGAGCAGTGGTCGCCGCCCGTGCTGCGCGGCACGGCGCCCGTACCGGGACAGGCCGGCCCCGACCGGGTGCTGGGCGGGCGGCTCGCCGTCTGGTGCGACCGGCCCGAGGCGCAGAACGCCCAGCAGGTCGCCGACGGCATCCGGCTGCCGCTGGCCGCGGTCGCCCAGCGGCTGTGGGACGCCCGCCGGCCGACGATGCCGTGGCAGGACTTCACGGCGCTGGACGCGCGGGTCCGCTGA
- a CDS encoding glycosyltransferase → MKIEFLLHNAYGIGGTIRSTVNLAAALADRHEVRIISVNRPVDVPELDIDPRVRLTPLVDLREGTDGDEYEAPLNQQASEIFRDERIDNGRMAATALTDERLREHLAGTDADVVIATRPKLIGYLAKYGSDRYLRLGQEHLTHEAHVPELHAVMDPAIAALDAFATVSEADAGHYREALPGAHARILSIPNAVPAPVAEPSDGTSRLIVSAGRLVAVKRYDRLVAAFAKVAAQRPEWHLRIYGRGPAKAKLRKQVEELGLYERVTLMGARSPIETEWSKGAVAAVASDAESFGMTIVEAMHAGLPVVATDCPYGPREILTDGTDGMLVPLDDADAVDAYADALLKITGDAALRARLGAAARETAGRYEPSRIAARYEELFEELRPGSTTAPEKKKGLFGGLFGGGRKKQAAVAAPAPGESAHPEARCTVAADGSLVVRLRADQLTAADTHLLLRHRGTKGKESVRVPLPARREPGTWVEARLDRTAHTLPEGRWDTYTERSGDKSRRRLTAALVEQKALLGLELAQGAAGVAAAVPYETSDGFLAVRTWLRPQHAEATEVQVGADGIRVAVRAHGTSLGEGAELVARLRHGDGSAADVRVPLESGSGTLPYEPMQQRQKPDEEQDLWDLWVRPQAGAALVRVGRIAGDFADRKGIDTFPGAVRGEVRLRPYFTVTNDLTVTVKDVAQEDAA, encoded by the coding sequence ATGAAGATCGAATTCCTGCTGCACAACGCGTACGGCATCGGCGGCACCATCCGCTCGACCGTCAACCTCGCCGCCGCCCTCGCGGACCGGCACGAGGTCCGGATCATCAGCGTCAACCGGCCCGTGGACGTCCCCGAGCTGGACATCGACCCGCGCGTACGCCTCACGCCCCTGGTCGACCTGCGCGAGGGCACCGACGGCGACGAGTACGAGGCCCCGCTCAACCAGCAGGCCAGCGAGATCTTCCGGGACGAGCGCATCGACAACGGCCGGATGGCCGCGACGGCCCTCACCGACGAGCGCCTGCGTGAGCACCTCGCCGGCACCGACGCCGACGTCGTCATCGCCACCCGCCCCAAGCTCATCGGCTACCTCGCGAAGTACGGCTCCGACCGCTACCTGCGCCTGGGCCAGGAGCACCTCACGCACGAGGCCCACGTCCCCGAGCTGCACGCCGTGATGGACCCGGCGATCGCCGCCCTGGACGCCTTCGCCACCGTCTCCGAGGCCGACGCCGGGCACTACCGCGAGGCCCTCCCCGGCGCCCATGCGCGCATCCTCTCCATCCCCAACGCCGTCCCCGCCCCCGTCGCGGAGCCCTCCGACGGCACCTCCCGGCTGATCGTCTCCGCCGGCCGCCTCGTCGCCGTCAAGCGCTACGACCGGCTCGTCGCCGCCTTCGCCAAGGTCGCCGCCCAGCGCCCCGAGTGGCACCTGCGCATCTACGGCCGCGGCCCCGCCAAGGCCAAGCTGCGCAAGCAGGTCGAGGAGCTCGGCCTCTACGAGCGCGTCACCCTCATGGGCGCCCGCTCGCCCATCGAGACCGAGTGGTCCAAGGGTGCCGTCGCCGCCGTCGCCTCCGACGCCGAGTCCTTCGGCATGACGATCGTCGAGGCCATGCACGCGGGCCTGCCGGTCGTCGCCACCGACTGCCCCTACGGCCCGCGCGAGATCCTCACCGACGGCACCGACGGCATGCTCGTCCCGCTCGACGACGCTGACGCCGTCGACGCCTATGCCGACGCCCTGCTGAAGATCACCGGGGACGCCGCGCTGCGCGCCCGCCTCGGCGCGGCCGCCCGCGAGACCGCCGGCCGCTACGAGCCCTCGCGCATCGCCGCCCGCTACGAGGAGCTGTTCGAGGAGCTGCGCCCCGGTTCCACCACGGCCCCCGAGAAGAAGAAGGGCCTGTTCGGCGGCCTGTTCGGCGGCGGCCGCAAGAAGCAGGCGGCCGTGGCCGCCCCCGCCCCCGGCGAGAGCGCCCACCCCGAGGCCCGCTGCACCGTCGCCGCCGACGGCTCCCTCGTCGTCCGCCTGCGCGCCGACCAGCTCACCGCCGCGGACACGCACCTGCTGCTGCGCCACCGCGGCACCAAGGGCAAGGAGTCCGTGCGCGTGCCGCTCCCCGCCCGCCGCGAGCCCGGCACCTGGGTCGAGGCCCGCCTCGACCGCACCGCGCACACCCTGCCCGAGGGCCGCTGGGACACCTACACCGAGCGCTCCGGCGACAAGTCGCGCCGCCGCCTGACCGCCGCGCTGGTCGAGCAGAAGGCCCTGCTCGGGCTGGAGCTCGCGCAGGGCGCCGCCGGTGTCGCCGCCGCCGTGCCCTACGAGACGAGCGACGGCTTCCTCGCGGTGCGCACCTGGCTGCGCCCGCAGCACGCGGAGGCCACCGAGGTGCAGGTCGGCGCGGACGGCATCCGCGTCGCCGTCCGCGCCCACGGCACCTCCCTCGGGGAGGGCGCCGAGCTCGTCGCGCGGCTGCGCCACGGCGACGGCTCCGCGGCCGACGTGCGGGTGCCGCTGGAGAGCGGCTCGGGGACCCTGCCCTACGAGCCGATGCAGCAGCGGCAGAAGCCGGACGAGGAGCAGGACCTGTGGGACCTGTGGGTGCGGCCGCAGGCGGGGGCGGCGCTGGTGCGCGTCGGCCGGATCGCCGGCGACTTCGCCGACCGCAAGGGCATCGACACCTTCCCGGGCGCCGTGCGCGGCGAGGTGCGGCTGCGGCCGTACTTCACGGTGACCAACGACCTGACGGTCACGGTGAAGGACGTGGCGCAGGAGGACGCGGCGTAG
- a CDS encoding DUF4328 domain-containing protein: protein MYPCGHCRAAAVGPDGRCAACGAYQQQAAMAPAPGPGYPYAPAMPQAPMPVGGVDLRRGMRIALMASLGASVAALLFVFWTDTQTRMALQDMLDNGVSSTTQEDLEDTDAVAMVSALLYLLTLAAAATFWAIWFRRARINAEYFAPGSQRLGIGWAAGSWFTPVVNLWFPKQIVNDIYKASAPQGVSKGLLNSWWTLWIASGVCNLISTMLSLGASARIAAKGYDGSTWREDVEALKNSANVSGLATMLMIAAGVLAILVVRQLARLQEQRAMPGAGGGVPAGVPYGAPGYVPGQQPGGPAAGWSNPPQNPYGSGPAGY from the coding sequence ATGTATCCGTGCGGTCACTGCCGCGCCGCCGCCGTCGGCCCGGACGGCCGCTGCGCCGCCTGCGGTGCCTACCAGCAGCAGGCCGCCATGGCGCCCGCGCCCGGCCCCGGGTACCCGTACGCCCCCGCGATGCCGCAGGCCCCGATGCCCGTCGGCGGCGTCGACCTGCGCCGCGGCATGCGGATCGCGCTGATGGCCTCGCTCGGGGCGAGCGTGGCGGCGCTGCTGTTCGTCTTCTGGACCGACACCCAGACGCGCATGGCGCTGCAGGACATGCTCGACAACGGCGTGAGCTCCACCACGCAGGAGGACCTCGAGGACACGGACGCCGTGGCCATGGTCTCCGCGCTGCTGTACCTCCTGACTCTGGCCGCGGCCGCCACGTTCTGGGCCATCTGGTTCCGGCGGGCCCGCATCAACGCCGAGTACTTCGCGCCCGGCAGCCAGCGCCTCGGCATCGGCTGGGCCGCGGGCTCGTGGTTCACGCCGGTGGTCAACCTCTGGTTCCCCAAGCAGATCGTCAACGACATCTACAAGGCCAGCGCCCCGCAGGGCGTCTCCAAGGGCCTGCTGAACTCCTGGTGGACCCTCTGGATCGCCTCCGGCGTCTGCAACCTCATCTCGACGATGCTGAGCCTCGGCGCCTCCGCGCGGATCGCCGCCAAGGGCTACGACGGCTCCACCTGGCGGGAGGACGTCGAGGCGCTCAAGAACTCGGCCAACGTCTCCGGCCTCGCCACGATGCTGATGATCGCCGCCGGTGTCCTCGCCATCCTCGTCGTCCGCCAGCTCGCCCGCCTGCAGGAGCAGCGCGCCATGCCGGGCGCCGGCGGGGGCGTCCCCGCCGGTGTGCCGTACGGCGCGCCCGGGTATGTCCCCGGGCAGCAGCCCGGCGGCCCCGCGGCCGGCTGGTCCAACCCGCCGCAGAATCCTTACGGCAGCGGGCCGGCGGGCTACTGA
- a CDS encoding RNA polymerase sigma factor: MQGDDAELTAAVNAAQGGDETAFRTVYRSVHPRLLGYVRTLVGEADAEDVASEAWLQIARDLERFAGDADRFRGWAARIARNRALDHIRMRGRRPAIGGDESELAGRAADADTAVEALEAVGTGNTLALIARLPQDQAEAVVLRVVVGLDAKSAAGVLGKRPGAVRTAAHRGLRRLAEMVTPGADGVDAIDGTAGMTGMTGTVGDSGTAPAGRPVTDTVPQQRRAQPGSHPGANASAGVTQMRARTQKDM; this comes from the coding sequence GTGCAGGGGGACGACGCCGAGCTGACGGCCGCGGTGAACGCGGCCCAGGGTGGGGACGAGACGGCATTCCGTACGGTCTACCGCTCCGTCCACCCCCGCCTGCTCGGGTACGTGCGAACGCTCGTCGGCGAGGCAGACGCCGAGGACGTGGCCTCCGAGGCGTGGCTGCAGATCGCCCGCGACCTCGAACGGTTCGCCGGCGACGCGGACCGCTTCCGCGGCTGGGCCGCCCGGATCGCCCGCAACCGCGCCCTCGACCACATACGGATGCGCGGCCGGCGCCCGGCCATCGGCGGCGACGAGAGCGAGCTCGCGGGCCGCGCCGCCGACGCCGACACCGCCGTCGAGGCCCTGGAGGCCGTCGGCACCGGCAACACCCTCGCCCTCATAGCCCGGCTCCCGCAGGACCAGGCGGAGGCCGTCGTGCTGCGCGTGGTCGTCGGCCTCGACGCGAAGAGCGCCGCCGGGGTGCTCGGCAAGCGCCCGGGAGCGGTGCGCACCGCCGCGCACCGCGGGCTGCGCCGGCTGGCCGAAATGGTGACGCCGGGAGCCGACGGGGTCGACGCGATCGACGGGACGGCCGGAATGACCGGGATGACCGGGACCGTGGGGGACAGCGGAACGGCGCCGGCGGGGCGGCCGGTCACCGACACCGTCCCCCAGCAGCGGCGGGCACAGCCCGGGTCACACCCCGGAGCGAATGCTTCTGCCGGTGTGACGCAAATGCGTGCGCGGACGCAGAAGGACATGTGA
- a CDS encoding acyl-CoA mutase large subunit family protein, which produces MAREPDSGSPHGDRPHSDRPHGDRPHSDGSGAGRPEPGRPGGGGAGRQGAARPPRLSESGQAFEPVYGPEALDGWDPAERLGAPGAYPFTRGVYPTMYTGRPWTMRQYAGFGTAAESNARYRQLIAHGTTGLSVAFDLPTQMGHDSDAELAGGEVGKVGVAVDSVEDMRVLFGGIPLGEVSTSMTINAPAALLLLMYQLVGEEQGVPADRLTGTVQNDVLKEYIARGTYIFPPKPSLRLVADTFAYCGAELPKWNMISISGYHMAEAGASPAQEIAFTLANGIEYVRTAVAAGMDVDRFAPRLSFFFVSRTTLLEEVAKFRAARRIWARVMKETFGARDPKSQMLRFHTQTAGVQLTAQQPEVNLVRVAVQGLAAVLGGTQSLHTNSFDEAIALPTDKAARLALRTQQVLAYETDVTATVDPFAGSYAVESLTDAVEEAAVDLMGRVEDRGGAVAAIEQGFQKAEIERNAYRIAQETDSGERVVVGVNRYRLDEEEPYEPLRVDPAIEARQRERLARLREERDGRAVETALAALRKAAAGTDNVLYPLKDALRARATVGEVCNALREVWGTHVPADVF; this is translated from the coding sequence ATGGCGCGCGAACCGGACAGCGGCAGCCCTCACGGCGATAGGCCCCACAGCGACAGGCCCCACGGCGACAGGCCCCACAGCGACGGGTCCGGCGCCGGCAGGCCCGAGCCCGGCAGGCCCGGCGGCGGGGGAGCGGGGCGGCAAGGCGCGGCGCGTCCGCCCCGGCTCAGCGAGTCCGGGCAGGCCTTCGAGCCCGTCTACGGCCCCGAGGCCCTCGACGGCTGGGATCCCGCGGAGCGGCTCGGCGCGCCCGGCGCGTACCCCTTCACGCGGGGCGTGTACCCCACGATGTACACCGGCCGGCCCTGGACGATGCGCCAGTACGCGGGCTTCGGCACCGCCGCCGAGTCCAACGCCCGCTACCGGCAGCTCATCGCCCACGGCACCACGGGCCTGTCCGTCGCCTTCGACCTGCCCACGCAGATGGGCCACGACTCCGACGCGGAGCTGGCCGGCGGCGAGGTCGGCAAGGTGGGCGTCGCCGTGGACTCCGTCGAGGACATGCGGGTGCTCTTCGGCGGCATCCCGCTCGGCGAGGTCTCCACCTCGATGACCATCAACGCCCCCGCCGCGCTGCTGCTGCTGATGTACCAGCTCGTCGGCGAGGAACAGGGCGTCCCGGCGGACCGGCTCACGGGGACCGTCCAGAACGACGTCCTCAAGGAGTACATCGCGCGCGGCACGTACATCTTCCCGCCGAAGCCGTCGCTGCGGCTGGTCGCCGACACCTTCGCGTACTGCGGCGCCGAGCTCCCCAAGTGGAACATGATCTCGATCTCCGGCTACCACATGGCCGAGGCCGGCGCCTCGCCCGCGCAGGAGATCGCCTTCACCCTCGCCAACGGCATCGAGTACGTGCGCACGGCCGTCGCCGCGGGGATGGACGTCGACCGCTTCGCGCCGCGGCTGAGCTTCTTCTTCGTCTCGCGCACGACGCTGCTGGAGGAGGTCGCCAAGTTCCGGGCGGCCAGGCGGATCTGGGCGCGCGTGATGAAGGAGACGTTCGGCGCCCGCGACCCCAAGTCGCAGATGCTGCGCTTCCACACCCAGACGGCGGGCGTCCAGCTCACGGCGCAGCAGCCGGAGGTGAACCTGGTGCGCGTCGCCGTCCAGGGCCTCGCCGCCGTCCTCGGCGGCACCCAGTCCCTGCACACCAACTCCTTCGACGAGGCCATCGCCCTGCCGACGGACAAGGCCGCCCGGCTGGCGCTGCGCACGCAGCAGGTGCTCGCCTACGAGACGGACGTGACGGCGACGGTGGACCCGTTCGCCGGCTCGTACGCCGTCGAGTCCCTCACGGACGCGGTCGAGGAGGCCGCCGTGGACCTCATGGGCCGGGTGGAGGACCGCGGCGGGGCGGTCGCCGCCATCGAACAGGGCTTCCAGAAGGCCGAGATCGAGCGCAACGCGTACCGCATCGCGCAGGAGACCGACAGCGGCGAGCGGGTCGTCGTCGGCGTCAACCGCTACCGGCTCGACGAGGAGGAACCGTACGAGCCGCTGCGCGTCGACCCGGCCATCGAGGCCCGGCAGCGGGAGCGCCTCGCGCGGCTGCGGGAGGAGCGCGACGGCCGGGCGGTGGAGACGGCGCTGGCCGCCCTGCGCAAGGCCGCCGCCGGGACGGACAACGTCCTGTACCCGCTGAAGGACGCCCTGCGGGCGCGGGCGACGGTCGGGGAGGTGTGCAACGCGCTGCGCGAGGTGTGGGGGACGCACGTCCCGGCGGACGTCTTCTGA
- a CDS encoding sensor histidine kinase, whose protein sequence is MGEARMGRDEAQRKEGRGGPAAAGLQALRRSLVLGGLSVRETLAGLMFGFAVLMLGSGLGFLLLPRAARDVRRLADRQRELAARWSGVDVPDPYAYDPPLPEAPQGVKERARLVLKDGRTWRYWRWVTVDPVVGGALAVAPLALILSGLWGVFLGFEGEWLAELWGGVWFGFLPIEGPVTAALAGVLGVCELGLALWVAPRTVRAHARWTRRILAPSEAERMARMNHRIEHLATTRTHAVDVRMAEIQRIERDLHDGAQARLVAMGMTLDAAAHLLEKNPEAVRGLLDEARKSSAKALEELRDLVRGIHPPVLADRGLPDAVRALALVSPLTTEVSFEVPGRPEPPVESALYFAVSEALTNAAKHAGADRAWIDARYEAGAGAGAGAGAGAGAGTGTGVGNGAGAGMLRITVTDDGRGGADVARGTGLRGIERRLATFDGVLAVSSPAGGPTMVMMEVPCGLSSPKTTSC, encoded by the coding sequence ATGGGGGAAGCGCGCATGGGGCGGGACGAGGCACAGCGGAAAGAAGGACGCGGAGGGCCGGCCGCCGCCGGACTGCAGGCGCTGCGCCGCTCCCTGGTGCTCGGCGGACTGTCGGTCAGGGAGACCCTGGCGGGCCTGATGTTCGGCTTCGCGGTCCTGATGCTCGGCTCCGGCCTGGGCTTCCTGCTGCTGCCGCGCGCCGCGCGCGACGTCCGCCGGCTTGCCGACCGGCAGCGGGAGCTGGCCGCCCGGTGGTCGGGGGTCGACGTCCCCGACCCGTACGCGTACGATCCGCCGCTCCCCGAAGCCCCGCAGGGCGTGAAGGAACGCGCCCGGCTGGTCCTCAAGGACGGCCGGACCTGGCGGTACTGGCGCTGGGTCACCGTCGACCCCGTCGTGGGCGGCGCGCTGGCCGTCGCGCCGCTCGCCCTGATCCTGAGCGGGCTCTGGGGCGTCTTCCTCGGCTTCGAGGGGGAGTGGCTGGCGGAGCTGTGGGGCGGGGTGTGGTTCGGGTTCCTGCCGATCGAGGGCCCGGTCACGGCGGCGCTCGCCGGGGTGCTCGGCGTCTGCGAGCTGGGGCTCGCGCTCTGGGTCGCGCCCCGGACGGTACGCGCCCACGCGCGGTGGACCCGCAGGATCCTCGCCCCGAGCGAGGCGGAGCGGATGGCCCGGATGAACCACCGCATCGAACACCTCGCCACGACGCGTACGCACGCCGTCGACGTCCGGATGGCCGAGATCCAGCGCATCGAGCGCGACCTGCACGACGGCGCCCAGGCGCGGCTCGTGGCCATGGGGATGACCCTGGACGCGGCCGCCCACCTGCTGGAGAAGAACCCCGAGGCGGTCAGGGGCCTGCTGGACGAGGCGCGCAAGTCGTCCGCCAAGGCGCTGGAGGAGCTGCGCGACCTCGTCCGCGGCATCCACCCGCCGGTCCTCGCCGACCGCGGCCTGCCCGATGCCGTACGGGCCCTGGCTCTCGTCAGCCCGCTGACCACCGAGGTCTCCTTCGAGGTCCCAGGCCGCCCCGAGCCGCCCGTCGAGTCCGCCCTGTACTTCGCGGTCTCGGAGGCCCTGACCAACGCCGCCAAGCACGCGGGCGCCGACCGGGCGTGGATCGACGCCCGTTACGAGGCTGGGGCTGGGGCTGGGGCTGGGGCTGGGGCGGGCGCCGGAGCCGGGACCGGAACCGGGGTCGGAAACGGGGCCGGAGCCGGCATGCTGCGGATCACCGTCACCGACGACGGGCGCGGCGGCGCCGACGTGGCGCGGGGCACCGGGCTGCGCGGCATCGAACGGCGGCTGGCCACCTTCGACGGCGTGCTGGCCGTCAGCAGCCCCGCGGGCGGCCCGACGATGGTGATGATGGAGGTTCCGTGCGGGTTGTCCTCGCCGAAGACCACTTCCTGCTGA
- a CDS encoding LuxR C-terminal-related transcriptional regulator: MRVVLAEDHFLLRDGLIRLLEAFGHEVVAAVDNGPGLLAALTDHRPGLALVDVRLPPGFADDGLRAALTARQALPGLPVLLLSQYVEPFYARELLADGAGAVGYLLKDRVSNGAEFMATLECVAEGGTVMDPEVVSKLLGSKDRDRGVAALTPREREVLSCLAQGRSNAGIAEALFITEKAVAKHIGNIFTKLDLHACDTDNRRVLAVLAYLER; the protein is encoded by the coding sequence GTGCGGGTTGTCCTCGCCGAAGACCACTTCCTGCTGAGGGACGGCCTGATCCGGCTGCTGGAGGCCTTCGGCCACGAGGTGGTCGCCGCGGTCGACAACGGCCCCGGCCTGCTCGCCGCGCTCACCGACCACCGCCCCGGCCTCGCCCTCGTCGACGTCCGCCTCCCCCCGGGCTTCGCCGACGACGGCCTGCGCGCGGCCCTCACCGCCCGGCAGGCCCTGCCCGGCCTGCCGGTGCTGCTCCTCTCCCAGTACGTCGAGCCGTTCTACGCCCGCGAACTCCTCGCCGACGGCGCGGGGGCCGTCGGCTACCTCCTGAAGGACCGGGTCTCCAACGGCGCCGAGTTCATGGCGACGCTGGAGTGCGTGGCGGAGGGCGGCACCGTCATGGACCCCGAGGTCGTCTCCAAGCTCCTGGGGAGCAAGGACCGCGACCGCGGCGTGGCCGCTCTCACGCCCCGCGAGCGCGAGGTCCTGTCCTGCCTGGCCCAGGGCCGCTCGAACGCGGGCATCGCCGAGGCCCTGTTCATCACGGAGAAGGCGGTGGCCAAGCACATCGGTAACATCTTCACCAAGCTGGACCTGCACGCGTGCGATACGGACAACAGGCGGGTGCTGGCGGTGCTGGCCTACTTGGAGCGCTGA